The Wolbachia endosymbiont of Ctenocephalides felis wCfeT genome includes a region encoding these proteins:
- the rsmH gene encoding 16S rRNA (cytosine(1402)-N(4))-methyltransferase RsmH → MTHTPVLLKEMLSMLSPQNGGTYVDATFGAGGYSKGILDSADCKVYAIDRDETVNKFYNDLSIKYPDKIKLFIDKFSNIKNILEGKYVDGVVFDVGVSSMQLDNGERGFSFLHDGPLDMSMDNSSHINAATFVNALREEEIANTIYNYGGERHSRRIARAIVNARKKKPIKTTFELANIVRSMVFRGKSKIDPATRTFQAIRIWVNDELGELEKGIKAASEVLNEGGKLVVVTFHSLEDRIVKNFFRDLCSDNCKKFSLLNKKVITANAEEVNANPRARSAKLRAIQRLL, encoded by the coding sequence ATGACACACACTCCGGTTTTACTAAAAGAGATGCTATCAATGCTATCACCACAAAATGGTGGTACATATGTTGATGCAACGTTTGGTGCTGGAGGATATAGTAAAGGAATACTGGATTCAGCAGATTGCAAAGTATATGCAATCGATAGAGATGAAACAGTTAATAAATTTTATAATGACTTGAGTATAAAATATCCAGATAAAATAAAACTATTTATCGATAAGTTCAGTAACATAAAGAATATATTAGAAGGTAAGTATGTAGATGGGGTAGTTTTTGATGTTGGAGTTTCATCTATGCAGCTTGATAATGGAGAAAGAGGGTTTTCATTTTTGCATGACGGGCCACTTGATATGAGCATGGATAATTCCTCCCATATAAATGCTGCAACATTTGTTAATGCTTTGCGCGAAGAGGAAATTGCAAACACTATCTACAATTATGGCGGAGAGCGTCACTCTCGCAGAATCGCACGAGCAATAGTAAATGCACGCAAAAAGAAACCAATTAAAACTACGTTTGAACTTGCAAATATCGTGCGTTCTATGGTTTTTCGCGGGAAAAGCAAAATTGATCCAGCAACAAGAACATTTCAGGCAATCAGGATATGGGTGAACGATGAGCTTGGTGAGCTTGAAAAGGGCATAAAAGCTGCATCTGAAGTTTTAAATGAAGGTGGAAAATTAGTCGTCGTTACCTTTCACTCTCTGGAAGATCGCATAGTTAAAAACTTTTTTAGAGATTTATGCTCAGATAACTGCAAAAAATTTTCCTTACTAAATAAAAAAGTGATTACAGCAAATGCAGAAGAAGTAAATGCAAACCCACGTGCACGTTCAGCGAAACTGAGGGCTATACAAAGACTATTATGA